The stretch of DNA GAGCGAATGCGCGGGCGCTCTTGAGTCATATTGAGACACTGCCGCGGCCGGCGTCCTCATGGGGCGGCCTTCACCGTACCGAGGCGCCGCAGCCGGTGCAGGGTGACCAGCGCCGCGCCCGCCGCCGCCCCCATCAGGTTGGCGACCGCATCGCCGGTTTCCGGTACCCGTCCGGTATAGCGTTGCGCCAGCTCCAGGCCCGCCCCGTAGCAGGCGCCGATCAGCAGCGCCGCCCCGCAGCGCCGCCACACCGCCCACGTCGTGGAGCCCGCGTTCAGCGCGGCCGTCAGCAGCAGGCCGAGCAGCAGGTAGGCGGCCGCGTGCACCAGGCGGTCGCGGCCGGCGGCGCTGGCCCAGACCGGCGGCGACGGATACAGGGAGGCCGCCAGCACCAGCAGCGCATACAGCGCAAGCGCAATCCGTACCGCGATGCGGCGATGACCGCGCGCCGGAGGCGCCGGAACCGGGGCCTGCACGGTCAGCCCGGCAAGTGCGCGCCTGGCAACGACGGCGCGC from Spirochaetaceae bacterium encodes:
- a CDS encoding VanZ family protein, which codes for RAVVARRALAGLTVQAPVPAPPARGHRRIAVRIALALYALLVLAASLYPSPPVWASAAGRDRLVHAAAYLLLGLLLTAALNAGSTTWAVWRRCGAALLIGACYGAGLELAQRYTGRVPETGDAVANLMGAAAGAALVTLHRLRRLGTVKAAP